One stretch of Alcaligenes aquatilis DNA includes these proteins:
- a CDS encoding IclR family transcriptional regulator codes for MSIQVLERAMILLDELAKQSEPVALKNLAAATGLHTSTTHRILNDLVVGRYVERVDSGLYRLGMRLLELGSLVKGRLNVRAASLAPMRELHKYTGQTVNLSLQQGDEIVYVERSWSESSGMQVVRAIGGHAPLHLTSTGKLFLASWEPRQVRAYVMRTGLAGATRNSITQLELLERELAQVRRLGYARDNEELEMGVRCIAAGVYDDTGKLLAGLSLSAPAERLHDDWIPVLLSTAARISETLGYDKQR; via the coding sequence ATGTCGATCCAGGTGCTGGAACGCGCCATGATCCTATTGGACGAACTGGCCAAGCAATCCGAGCCAGTGGCATTGAAGAACCTGGCGGCGGCAACTGGCCTGCACACGTCTACGACTCACCGCATCCTGAATGATCTGGTGGTGGGACGGTACGTTGAGCGTGTGGATAGTGGTTTGTATCGCCTGGGCATGCGTTTGCTGGAGTTGGGCTCCTTGGTGAAAGGCCGCCTCAATGTCCGTGCGGCTTCCTTAGCTCCCATGCGCGAGTTGCACAAGTACACCGGACAAACGGTCAATCTGTCCCTGCAGCAGGGCGATGAAATTGTCTATGTAGAACGTTCCTGGAGTGAGAGCTCCGGCATGCAGGTGGTGCGGGCCATTGGTGGCCATGCGCCTTTGCATTTGACCTCTACCGGCAAGCTGTTTTTGGCCTCCTGGGAGCCGCGTCAGGTTCGGGCTTACGTCATGCGGACCGGTCTGGCTGGTGCGACCCGCAACAGCATCACTCAACTGGAGTTGCTGGAACGTGAGTTGGCGCAAGTTCGTCGCTTGGGTTATGCCCGCGATAACGAGGAGCTAGAAATGGGCGTGCGCTGTATTGCGGCGGGTGTGTACGATGATACCGGCAAGCTTTTGGCGGGCTTGTCTCTGTCTGCGCCTGCTGAGCGTTTGCACGACGACTGGATTCCTGTTCTCTTGAGCACGGCCGCCAGGATCTCTGAAACGCTGGGGTACGACAAACAGCGCTAG
- a CDS encoding competence/damage-inducible protein A — translation MTTKDQAIIRLIIIGDEILSGRRYDKHFLKLIELLGARGLQLGGAQIIPDDLDTIAATLERSFATPDIVFCCGGIGATPDDQTRQATAKALGVDLTLHPEAAALITERCAENERNGVGSADMSLPENQQRLQMGMFPEGAEIVPNTYNKIPGFFIHNHTFMPGFPVMAWPMMEWTLDTRYRQLHHQAHRVEHSFLAFNLPESRITPAMEHVELTWPGVKAFSLPSVEGTDGRPHIDLGVKGDPEPAAEALDYLRKQVLDLGGSLSPALK, via the coding sequence ATGACAACTAAGGATCAAGCCATTATTCGTTTGATTATCATTGGCGACGAAATCCTGTCGGGACGTCGTTACGATAAACATTTTTTAAAATTGATTGAGTTGCTGGGGGCCAGGGGCTTGCAGTTGGGAGGCGCGCAGATCATCCCTGATGATCTGGATACGATTGCCGCTACGTTGGAGCGCAGTTTTGCGACACCGGATATTGTGTTTTGCTGTGGCGGCATTGGCGCGACACCGGATGACCAAACCCGTCAGGCGACGGCCAAAGCCTTGGGTGTAGACCTGACGCTGCACCCCGAGGCAGCGGCCTTGATTACCGAGCGTTGCGCTGAAAACGAACGTAATGGCGTGGGTAGTGCTGATATGTCCTTGCCCGAGAACCAGCAGCGCTTGCAGATGGGCATGTTCCCCGAGGGGGCAGAAATTGTGCCCAATACATACAACAAAATCCCCGGTTTTTTCATTCACAACCATACCTTTATGCCGGGCTTTCCCGTGATGGCCTGGCCCATGATGGAGTGGACGCTGGATACTCGCTATCGACAATTGCATCATCAGGCTCATCGGGTAGAGCATTCTTTCCTGGCCTTTAATTTGCCTGAGTCACGCATTACACCGGCGATGGAACATGTAGAGCTGACTTGGCCTGGGGTAAAAGCATTTAGTTTGCCTAGTGTGGAGGGGACAGATGGGCGGCCTCATATTGATCTGGGCGTAAAAGGCGACCCGGAACCGGCAGCAGAAGCGTTGGACTATTTGCGCAAACAGGTGCTGGATTTGGGGGGAAGCTTGAGCCCTGCGCTAAAATAG
- a CDS encoding EI24 domain-containing protein produces MSLFSSAPSRSGPAGGWASISTAFKRSLVSQFQPRMLVALVMPFLIMFVGLILLSWLLWTPLQNWLLEVLGGWNTFESVDQWLVGLGLFSLKVYLAPLLALGILLPLAGVLGLIIAAVLVMPLVLGHLQQKDYPDVIKQGHNATAYSVWNAVWVGTLFLVGWLVTLPLWIFPPFALILPVLWWVFALTRMLRVDSLVEHANVPERKYLWSRLNSQYWLIGLVFALLNLIPPAWLVLPVFSALVFAHFSLENLRRLRQQEAAAASTSLIDHDN; encoded by the coding sequence ATGTCCCTTTTTTCATCTGCCCCATCTCGATCGGGCCCGGCTGGTGGATGGGCCAGTATTTCAACCGCCTTCAAGCGTTCATTGGTGTCGCAATTTCAGCCACGCATGCTGGTGGCTTTGGTCATGCCTTTTCTGATCATGTTTGTGGGCCTGATTCTGTTGAGTTGGCTGCTTTGGACGCCTCTGCAGAACTGGTTGCTGGAGGTGTTGGGCGGCTGGAATACCTTTGAGTCTGTGGATCAATGGCTGGTGGGCCTGGGCCTGTTCTCGCTGAAAGTGTATTTGGCCCCCTTGCTGGCCTTGGGCATTTTATTGCCGCTGGCAGGGGTGCTGGGCCTGATTATTGCAGCCGTTCTGGTCATGCCTTTGGTTTTGGGGCACTTGCAGCAGAAGGACTATCCCGATGTGATCAAGCAAGGTCATAATGCGACGGCTTATAGCGTCTGGAATGCTGTTTGGGTGGGCACCTTGTTTTTGGTGGGTTGGCTAGTCACCTTGCCCTTATGGATTTTTCCTCCTTTTGCGCTGATTCTTCCCGTGCTGTGGTGGGTCTTTGCCCTGACGCGCATGTTACGGGTGGACTCCTTGGTAGAGCATGCCAATGTGCCAGAGCGTAAATATTTGTGGTCCCGTCTGAATAGTCAGTACTGGCTGATCGGCCTGGTATTTGCCTTGTTGAATCTGATTCCGCCCGCTTGGCTGGTCTTGCCCGTGTTCTCGGCCCTGGTATTTGCTCATTTCTCTTTGGAAAACCTTCGTCGCCTGCGTCAGCAAGAGGCAGCTGCGGCTTCTACTTCACTCATAGACCATGACAACTAA
- a CDS encoding thioredoxin family protein, which translates to MALFNAQHDLPALAAHLQATPNALLIACFCAQWCKTCQQYQPAFEALATQFPQACLIWIDIEEQPELLGEEDIEDFPTLLIQNENGTVFYGPMLPHIEHLTRLVHSISERSPVLNTGPGDLRALVAAAA; encoded by the coding sequence ATGGCCTTGTTCAACGCCCAACACGATCTGCCCGCTCTGGCTGCCCATTTGCAAGCTACGCCCAACGCTTTGCTGATTGCCTGTTTCTGTGCCCAATGGTGCAAAACCTGTCAGCAATATCAGCCCGCTTTTGAGGCTTTAGCCACACAATTTCCCCAAGCCTGCCTGATCTGGATTGATATTGAAGAGCAGCCTGAACTGCTGGGCGAGGAAGATATCGAAGACTTCCCCACCTTGCTGATCCAAAACGAAAATGGGACCGTTTTTTACGGTCCCATGCTGCCTCATATCGAACATCTGACACGTCTGGTGCACAGCATCTCAGAACGCAGCCCGGTGCTTAATACCGGGCCTGGAGATTTGCGCGCCTTAGTAGCGGCCGCCGCCTAA
- a CDS encoding DEAD/DEAH box helicase, translating to MTDKTPSTPNDLTFADFGLHPGILNAVTEAGYSKPTPIQAEAIPVVLAGRDVMGAAQTGTGKTAAFSLPILNRLMAHATTSASPARHPVRALVLTPTRELADQVAESIALYSKSVPLRSTVVFGGVDIGPQKEALRRGVEIVIATPGRLLDHIDQRTINLSQVSMLVLDEADRMLDMGFLPDLDRIVSMLPKSRQGLLFSATFSKEIRKLARNFLNDPVEIEVAARNATASNVTQVVYPMSADEKRRAVAHLIKTKKLTQTIVFSNTKIGAGQLARYLEREGIKAESIHGNKSQLERMKVLDAFKSGTVDVLVATDVAARGLDVAGMPCVINVDLPYNAEDYVHRIGRTGRAGASGEAIALMAPDEEHLLQDIEKLIGTVVPRLKLDLPSTASSPRSGPKRHERRSYQSNTPPVDDFFLKPYEPSTAAAPKPAVTSSSNTTRKRSVGVLLGGGRY from the coding sequence ATGACAGATAAAACTCCTTCGACTCCCAATGACCTTACGTTTGCTGATTTCGGTCTGCACCCTGGAATATTAAATGCCGTCACCGAGGCGGGATATTCCAAGCCTACGCCTATTCAGGCCGAGGCCATTCCCGTGGTGCTGGCTGGCCGTGATGTCATGGGGGCAGCCCAGACTGGTACAGGTAAGACGGCAGCCTTTTCTTTGCCTATCCTGAATCGTCTGATGGCACACGCCACGACCAGCGCTTCTCCCGCTCGTCACCCGGTGCGGGCGTTAGTGCTGACGCCAACACGCGAGTTGGCCGACCAGGTGGCTGAGAGCATTGCGCTCTATAGCAAATCGGTCCCGCTGCGCTCGACGGTGGTATTTGGTGGCGTGGATATCGGACCACAAAAAGAAGCCCTGCGACGCGGCGTGGAGATTGTCATCGCGACCCCGGGCCGTCTGCTCGATCATATTGATCAGCGCACCATCAATTTAAGCCAGGTCAGCATGCTGGTGCTGGACGAAGCAGACCGCATGCTGGACATGGGCTTTTTGCCCGATCTGGACCGTATTGTTTCCATGCTGCCGAAAAGCCGTCAGGGCTTGTTGTTCTCGGCGACGTTCAGCAAGGAAATTCGTAAGCTGGCCCGTAACTTCCTGAATGATCCGGTCGAGATTGAAGTGGCCGCCCGCAACGCGACTGCCTCGAATGTGACCCAGGTGGTATACCCCATGTCAGCAGACGAGAAGCGTCGTGCCGTGGCGCATCTGATCAAGACCAAGAAGTTGACGCAAACCATCGTTTTTTCCAATACCAAGATTGGTGCTGGTCAACTGGCACGCTATCTGGAACGTGAAGGCATCAAGGCGGAATCCATTCATGGCAACAAAAGCCAGCTGGAACGCATGAAAGTGCTGGACGCCTTCAAGAGCGGCACCGTGGATGTATTGGTGGCAACCGACGTGGCCGCTCGTGGTCTGGATGTGGCCGGGATGCCTTGTGTGATCAATGTGGACCTGCCGTATAACGCCGAGGACTACGTCCATCGTATTGGTCGTACCGGGCGTGCTGGTGCCTCGGGGGAGGCGATTGCCTTGATGGCCCCCGATGAAGAGCATCTGTTGCAGGACATTGAAAAATTGATTGGCACCGTTGTGCCACGTCTGAAGCTGGATCTGCCGTCAACGGCTTCGTCGCCCCGTTCCGGCCCCAAGCGCCATGAGCGTCGTTCGTATCAGTCAAACACGCCACCGGTGGATGATTTTTTCTTAAAGCCTTACGAGCCATCGACCGCTGCGGCGCCTAAGCCAGCGGTAACGTCTTCTTCCAACACAACGCGCAAGCGTTCGGTGGGTGTCCTTTTAGGCGGCGGCCGCTACTAA
- a CDS encoding AzlD domain-containing protein, with protein sequence MSDWQYDWYVLGAIALLVLCSLLTRSGYFMFGDLLPLTERMRRALRFAPVAALAAIIIPELLPWAYGDTPRLDIKALASLVAVLVFIRTRNAVWVIVAGMVSFWLIRAVMP encoded by the coding sequence ATGAGCGATTGGCAGTATGATTGGTACGTTTTGGGTGCAATTGCCCTGTTGGTGTTGTGCAGCTTGCTCACCCGTTCAGGCTATTTCATGTTTGGTGATTTGCTGCCCCTGACCGAACGTATGCGGCGCGCCTTGCGCTTTGCTCCGGTGGCTGCTCTGGCAGCAATCATTATCCCGGAACTTTTGCCTTGGGCTTACGGCGACACCCCTCGACTGGATATTAAAGCCTTGGCCAGCCTAGTGGCTGTGCTGGTGTTTATTCGTACCCGTAACGCTGTATGGGTAATCGTGGCCGGGATGGTGTCGTTCTGGCTGATACGTGCCGTGATGCCCTGA
- a CDS encoding AzlC family ABC transporter permease: protein MRAGFIDFIPALIATVVWGFVTGVAMVKSGLSGLEATLMTLFVYAGSAQLTALPLIESHAPLWLIFTAGFIVNIRFIIFGAALQPFFRHLSWKKRLGLGYITSDMVFVLFMSKYGDSKERGSREHLWYYLGIILPGWLSWQIASLSGIVLSAYVPPSWSLEFAAILALLALLIPLVNNRAMWACLITASVIAWVGQALPLRLGLVAAVLGGVLAGVAAEQLQRHRDAR, encoded by the coding sequence ATGCGCGCCGGTTTTATCGACTTTATTCCCGCTTTGATAGCCACTGTGGTCTGGGGTTTTGTGACGGGTGTGGCGATGGTCAAGTCTGGTCTGAGTGGCTTGGAAGCCACCTTGATGACCTTGTTTGTGTATGCAGGATCGGCCCAACTGACAGCCTTGCCGCTGATCGAATCTCACGCCCCCTTGTGGCTGATTTTCACCGCCGGTTTTATCGTCAATATCCGTTTCATTATTTTTGGAGCGGCCTTGCAGCCTTTTTTCCGCCATTTGAGTTGGAAAAAGCGTCTGGGCCTGGGTTACATCACCAGTGACATGGTGTTTGTTCTGTTTATGTCCAAGTATGGCGACTCCAAAGAGCGCGGCTCGCGCGAGCATCTTTGGTATTACCTGGGTATCATCCTGCCCGGTTGGCTGAGCTGGCAGATTGCTTCCTTGTCGGGCATTGTGCTCAGTGCGTATGTACCGCCTTCCTGGTCGCTGGAGTTTGCGGCCATTCTGGCTTTGCTGGCACTGTTGATTCCCCTGGTCAACAACCGTGCGATGTGGGCCTGTCTGATTACGGCCAGTGTGATTGCGTGGGTTGGACAGGCGCTTCCCCTGCGTTTGGGACTGGTGGCAGCCGTGCTTGGCGGAGTGTTGGCTGGCGTGGCGGCAGAACAACTGCAACGGCATAGGGATGCACGGTGA
- a CDS encoding zinc-finger domain-containing protein, translated as MSAAIEPKKADHELIMVGADDLPVHCPRPGSTLWNMHPRVFIDISKTGEAACPYCGARYRLKEGEKVHGH; from the coding sequence ATGAGCGCCGCTATCGAACCTAAAAAAGCAGATCACGAACTGATCATGGTCGGAGCCGACGATCTGCCCGTACACTGCCCTCGTCCTGGCAGCACGCTATGGAATATGCACCCTCGCGTATTCATCGATATCAGCAAAACTGGCGAAGCCGCTTGTCCTTACTGTGGTGCCCGCTACCGCCTGAAAGAAGGCGAGAAGGTTCACGGTCATTAA
- a CDS encoding YheT family hydrolase gives MPGADAHPWRHAEVTARLDSSACPLPAWLPGGHLQTIHGAFFARHHHIAFVRQRLDTPDGDFLDLDWTGPGLFADKLANGATAQPDAHLSRTAARRWMQPQDWDSLPSTTDTHALILFHGLEGSSRSHYIQAIAQYFRARGWIVVVAHFRGCSGFPNRMARAYYSGDSEEISFILNTVRGHLPNVRWHAAGTSLGGNAVLKYLGEAGDEVSWLQACASISVPLDLVACGRYLSESRMGRWFYSPYFLKSMRRKLQDKAHRFPGMVDTARLNQARTIRDFDDIYTAPMHGFSHALDYWTRASSKPLLRNIKIPTLVLNARNDPFVPHTSLPTIQDCSDSILLHQPAEGGHVGFITGSIPGNMGWLPARLARFFETNS, from the coding sequence GTGCCCGGAGCAGACGCGCACCCTTGGCGTCATGCCGAAGTGACTGCTCGTCTGGATTCCAGCGCCTGCCCTCTGCCCGCCTGGCTGCCTGGCGGACACCTTCAAACGATTCACGGGGCATTTTTTGCCCGCCATCACCATATTGCCTTTGTCCGCCAAAGACTTGATACGCCCGATGGCGATTTTCTGGATCTGGACTGGACCGGGCCGGGCCTGTTTGCAGACAAGCTGGCCAACGGCGCCACCGCCCAGCCCGACGCCCATCTATCCCGTACCGCTGCCCGCCGCTGGATGCAGCCCCAGGATTGGGACAGCCTGCCCAGCACCACTGACACCCATGCTCTGATCCTGTTTCACGGCCTGGAAGGCAGCAGCCGCAGCCATTACATCCAGGCCATTGCGCAGTACTTTCGCGCACGCGGCTGGATTGTAGTTGTCGCCCATTTCCGGGGTTGCTCAGGCTTTCCAAATCGTATGGCACGCGCCTATTACTCGGGCGACTCGGAAGAAATCAGCTTTATCTTAAATACCGTTCGTGGCCATCTGCCCAATGTGCGCTGGCATGCGGCCGGCACCTCGCTGGGCGGCAATGCCGTGCTCAAGTACTTGGGTGAAGCGGGTGATGAGGTCTCCTGGCTGCAGGCATGTGCCTCCATTTCGGTGCCACTGGATCTGGTCGCTTGTGGCCGCTACCTGTCCGAATCCCGAATGGGTCGCTGGTTCTACTCGCCCTACTTTTTGAAAAGCATGCGCCGCAAGTTGCAGGACAAAGCCCATCGCTTTCCAGGAATGGTCGATACTGCCCGCCTAAACCAGGCCCGCACCATACGCGACTTCGACGATATTTACACTGCGCCCATGCACGGTTTCAGCCATGCGCTGGACTACTGGACGCGCGCGTCCAGCAAACCTTTGCTACGCAATATCAAAATCCCCACGTTGGTTTTGAATGCCCGCAACGATCCTTTCGTGCCGCACACCAGTTTGCCAACAATTCAGGACTGCTCGGATTCTATTTTGCTGCACCAGCCAGCCGAGGGTGGGCATGTCGGGTTCATTACAGGTAGTATTCCCGGCAATATGGGGTGGTTACCCGCAAGACTGGCCCGCTTTTTTGAAACCAATAGCTAA
- a CDS encoding M48 family metalloprotease → MQFKPARSALSLCLALSLTFSSVIPAQAQPVGIPSMGAASGAELSPALERTLGNAIMEQGRRSPEYVSDPDINQYLTDMGRRLAQYGPAMAQPVTVFVLRDSSINAFALPGGYIGIHSGLFTASQSESELASVLAHEIAHVAQRHVARGITQSAQSNHLLIAALAGALLGALAGSGDLAMGAAAFGQAAAVDRQLGFSRQAEQEADRVGFEMLLKAGYEPQGMVQMFQRLAAASRLNERATANEYASTHPMSQQRESDISNRVRGLPASSYQDTPSFWYIRAKLMVMQAGGGQSLRVLEQALQSTNQSQSDLERSAAQYGLAYIAQGRQDYEQARVHLTEARGQGQFQAPELDTLGIRIAIADRDVQGALSLAKQAWQRWPKSQGVALAYVQVLQQLGQNDQAQAFLTDRIKQWPDEPQLHQLLAKTYDRLGDGVKARRAMAQYYELVGALPTAVEQLQQARNLTQDFYQQSELDTQIRQLRERVESERVLLERFRS, encoded by the coding sequence ATGCAGTTTAAACCCGCCCGTTCCGCACTTTCTCTATGTCTGGCACTGTCGCTGACGTTCAGTTCAGTGATACCTGCACAGGCGCAGCCTGTGGGCATTCCTTCAATGGGAGCCGCTTCGGGTGCCGAGCTGTCTCCGGCTTTGGAGCGGACTTTGGGCAATGCCATTATGGAGCAGGGCAGGCGCTCGCCCGAATATGTGTCGGACCCGGATATCAATCAGTATCTGACGGATATGGGCCGCAGGCTGGCTCAGTATGGCCCGGCCATGGCGCAGCCTGTGACGGTGTTTGTCCTGCGCGATAGCAGTATCAACGCGTTCGCTTTGCCTGGTGGCTATATTGGTATTCATAGCGGTCTGTTTACGGCTTCACAGTCTGAGTCCGAGCTGGCTTCGGTGCTGGCTCACGAAATTGCCCACGTGGCGCAACGTCACGTGGCTCGCGGTATTACGCAAAGTGCCCAAAGCAACCACTTGTTGATTGCTGCTCTGGCCGGTGCCTTGCTGGGTGCCTTGGCGGGCAGCGGTGATCTGGCGATGGGGGCGGCTGCCTTCGGACAAGCGGCAGCCGTGGATCGTCAGTTGGGATTTTCACGGCAGGCCGAGCAAGAGGCTGACCGGGTTGGTTTCGAGATGCTGCTCAAGGCCGGTTACGAGCCTCAAGGCATGGTGCAGATGTTTCAGCGTCTGGCGGCGGCTTCGCGCTTGAATGAACGTGCGACAGCCAATGAGTACGCCAGCACTCACCCCATGTCTCAGCAGCGTGAATCGGACATCAGTAACCGGGTGCGCGGTTTGCCGGCCAGCAGTTATCAGGACACTCCTTCGTTTTGGTATATCCGTGCGAAGTTGATGGTGATGCAGGCCGGGGGCGGGCAGTCCTTGCGCGTTCTGGAGCAGGCGCTGCAAAGCACGAACCAGTCACAAAGTGATCTGGAGCGCTCTGCGGCGCAGTACGGTCTGGCTTATATTGCGCAAGGCCGTCAGGATTATGAGCAGGCTCGTGTGCATTTGACCGAAGCTCGGGGGCAGGGCCAGTTCCAGGCTCCTGAACTGGATACCTTGGGGATCCGCATTGCGATTGCCGATCGTGATGTGCAAGGGGCTTTGAGTTTAGCTAAACAAGCCTGGCAGCGGTGGCCCAAGAGCCAAGGGGTGGCTCTGGCTTATGTGCAGGTCTTGCAGCAATTGGGACAGAATGATCAGGCGCAGGCTTTCTTGACGGATCGCATCAAACAATGGCCTGATGAACCGCAATTGCATCAGTTGCTGGCCAAAACCTATGACCGTTTGGGCGATGGGGTTAAGGCTCGTCGTGCCATGGCTCAATACTATGAATTGGTCGGGGCATTGCCTACCGCGGTGGAGCAACTACAGCAGGCGCGCAATTTGACCCAGGATTTCTATCAGCAATCTGAGCTGGATACGCAGATTCGCCAATTGCGCGAGCGTGTTGAAAGTGAGCGTGTCTTGCTGGAGCGTTTCCGCTCCTGA
- a CDS encoding cytochrome c oxidase assembly protein has product MSLLDWLTPWEFSPVLLLTFLLVITLYVRGRQVHRPNLLRQSFFWIGLILLYLSLHTRLDYYAERMFFIHRAQHLILHHLGPLFLMGAYPGQTLRAGLPSSWRRALAHWLRRPSGRRVQAVLTNPILVAFLFVFLVLIWMLPTVQFYSMLDWRLYRLMNWSVVISGIMYWNLILDRRPSPPARLSVGGRILSPVITMVPQMIVGAIITFTEYDLYPIFDLCGRAIAGMDALDDQVMGGLIMWVLAGLVEVFGLLYALGTLMRLSARHRLPESRRQTNAMMVRAN; this is encoded by the coding sequence ATGTCCTTGCTCGACTGGCTGACACCTTGGGAGTTTTCTCCTGTTCTGCTTTTGACCTTCTTGCTGGTCATCACTTTGTACGTCCGGGGGCGGCAAGTACACCGCCCCAATCTTTTGCGCCAGTCCTTTTTCTGGATTGGCCTGATTCTCCTCTACCTTTCTTTGCACACGCGCCTGGACTATTACGCCGAGCGCATGTTCTTCATTCATCGGGCCCAGCATCTGATCTTGCATCATCTGGGGCCCTTGTTTCTGATGGGTGCCTATCCTGGTCAAACCTTGCGCGCTGGCCTGCCTTCAAGCTGGCGACGGGCTCTGGCGCACTGGTTGCGTCGACCCAGTGGCCGGCGTGTCCAGGCTGTCCTGACCAACCCGATACTGGTCGCTTTCCTGTTTGTTTTCCTGGTCCTGATCTGGATGCTGCCTACGGTGCAGTTCTATTCCATGCTGGACTGGCGTTTGTACCGTTTGATGAACTGGTCTGTGGTGATCAGCGGGATCATGTATTGGAACCTGATCCTGGATCGCCGGCCTTCGCCACCGGCCCGGCTGTCGGTGGGTGGGCGTATACTTTCGCCGGTTATTACGATGGTGCCGCAAATGATTGTGGGTGCCATCATCACCTTTACCGAATACGATCTCTATCCAATTTTTGATTTATGTGGTCGTGCCATTGCGGGCATGGATGCACTGGATGATCAGGTCATGGGAGGCCTGATCATGTGGGTGCTGGCCGGTCTGGTAGAAGTGTTTGGCCTTTTGTATGCCTTGGGTACCTTGATGCGCCTGTCAGCGCGTCACCGTTTGCCAGAATCTCGCAGGCAGACAAACGCTATGATGGTCAGGGCCAATTGA
- a CDS encoding FAD-dependent monooxygenase encodes MNATDYDIAICGAGPVGASLALMLAAQHPSPSRIAVLGKNFNLASTEHAQGDPRTLALNHGSRRLILNQLKAWPERAALMRTVHVSQKGRLGRCLIQADELGVPDLGAVVHYDDLLWALHARLRDSGVTLLPAQQARTHSAPKQILVDHDAGQATALIAVQCDGVRPSGVRRDYGQHALLTTVRASQPQTGWAYERFTEHGPFAALPHPDAPDLYAIVWCNSPERSQSLAELPVDAFQTAMLQAFGERLGHLELVSKRHIFPLAFHAGPSRLSERLLAVGNAAQTLHPVAGQGLNLGLRDVAQLSQCLAAWQADCSQNPDPFLARYARLRRPDRWLTAAITDTLPRLFATKNPLIQHACGLGLLAMDTLPFARQPFARQLLQGMRA; translated from the coding sequence ATGAATGCCACCGACTACGACATCGCCATTTGTGGCGCCGGTCCCGTAGGCGCATCTTTGGCGCTAATGCTGGCTGCCCAGCACCCAAGCCCGTCACGCATCGCCGTCCTGGGGAAAAACTTCAATCTGGCCAGCACCGAACATGCTCAAGGCGATCCGCGCACCCTGGCCCTGAATCACGGCAGCCGTCGCTTGATTCTGAATCAGCTCAAAGCCTGGCCCGAGCGCGCCGCCCTGATGCGCACCGTGCATGTATCCCAAAAGGGGCGTCTGGGCCGTTGCCTGATTCAGGCCGATGAACTGGGCGTCCCCGATCTGGGCGCGGTGGTGCATTACGATGATTTGCTCTGGGCCTTGCATGCCCGGTTGCGCGACAGCGGCGTCACCCTGCTGCCTGCCCAGCAAGCCCGTACCCATTCCGCCCCCAAACAAATTCTGGTCGACCACGATGCCGGTCAGGCCACGGCCTTGATTGCCGTGCAGTGTGACGGCGTCCGTCCCAGCGGCGTACGACGCGATTACGGCCAACACGCCCTGTTGACGACAGTACGCGCCAGCCAGCCTCAAACCGGCTGGGCATACGAGCGCTTTACCGAACATGGCCCCTTTGCAGCCCTGCCCCACCCTGACGCTCCGGACCTATACGCGATCGTCTGGTGCAATAGCCCGGAGCGCAGCCAATCCTTGGCCGAACTGCCTGTCGACGCGTTTCAGACCGCCATGCTGCAGGCCTTTGGGGAGCGCCTGGGGCATCTGGAGCTGGTCTCCAAGCGCCACATCTTTCCGCTCGCCTTCCATGCTGGCCCCAGCCGCTTGTCCGAGCGCCTGCTGGCTGTAGGCAATGCCGCCCAGACCTTGCACCCGGTTGCCGGTCAGGGTCTGAACCTGGGCCTGCGCGATGTCGCACAATTGTCACAGTGTCTGGCCGCCTGGCAAGCCGATTGCAGCCAGAACCCCGATCCCTTTTTGGCACGCTATGCCCGTCTGCGTCGTCCGGATCGCTGGTTAACTGCTGCCATCACCGACACTTTGCCACGTCTGTTTGCCACCAAAAACCCCTTGATCCAGCACGCTTGTGGTCTAGGACTGTTGGCGATGGACACCCTGCCTTTCGCTCGTCAGCCCTTTGCCCGACAACTGCTGCAAGGGATGCGCGCCTAG